In the genome of Gloeotrichia echinulata CP02, one region contains:
- a CDS encoding ScpA family protein produces MDASELLETITLLIHQAERGEIDPWDVQVIEVIDRYLELMAPEATPRGYEADLSQSGQAFLSASMLVLFKANTLMQLQSAADEPEGIEDDTLLEGETGLLQQAQRLQLERHLRRRPAAMPPQKRRVTLQELIDQLQIMANQLKLVQKDTKPIRPRRQPSVQSMRAALELAHQENLTEVAGELEQVLIHSTVELNLGQSWLNLEQLVDLWHQTKQPQQHQSAHESEHTHLVSVFWALLLLSAQSKVELFQEEFYQEIKIRLLLPKL; encoded by the coding sequence ATGGATGCTTCCGAGTTATTAGAAACAATTACACTTCTCATTCACCAAGCAGAAAGAGGGGAAATAGACCCTTGGGATGTCCAGGTAATTGAAGTGATTGATCGTTATCTAGAACTAATGGCACCAGAAGCGACGCCAAGGGGCTACGAAGCCGATTTATCCCAATCTGGTCAGGCTTTTTTGTCAGCCTCAATGCTAGTGTTATTCAAGGCAAATACCTTGATGCAATTACAATCAGCAGCAGATGAACCTGAAGGTATAGAAGATGATACTCTATTAGAAGGTGAAACTGGGCTATTACAACAGGCGCAACGCCTGCAATTAGAGCGGCATTTGCGTCGTCGTCCAGCCGCAATGCCGCCCCAAAAACGCCGTGTGACGCTGCAAGAGTTGATTGACCAATTGCAAATCATGGCCAATCAGCTCAAGCTTGTACAAAAAGACACAAAACCGATTCGTCCTCGGCGTCAGCCCAGTGTCCAAAGTATGCGAGCGGCGTTAGAATTGGCGCACCAGGAAAATCTTACGGAAGTAGCTGGAGAACTAGAGCAGGTGTTAATTCATTCAACGGTTGAGCTAAATTTAGGGCAAAGTTGGTTGAATTTAGAGCAGCTAGTAGATTTGTGGCATCAGACAAAGCAACCCCAGCAACACCAGTCTGCCCATGAGTCAGAACATACCCACCTAGTAAGTGTATTCTGGGCACTATTACTGTTGTCGGCTCAATCCAAAGTAGAGCTATTTCAAGAGGAGTTTTACCAAGAGATTAAAATTCGGTTACTGCTACCTAAACTGTAG
- a CDS encoding NDP-sugar synthase: protein MKAMILAAGKGTRVRPITYTIPKPMIPILQKPVMEFLLELLRQHGFDQIMVNVSHLAAEIENYFRDGQRFGVQIAYSFEGEIVDGTLVGQAVGSAGGMRRIQDFSPFFDDTFVVLCGDALIDLDLSAAVKWHRAKGAIATIITKSVPREEVSSYGVVVTDEDGRIKAFQEKPSTEEALSTNINTGIYIFEPEVFNYIPSGIEYDIGGQLFPHLVEIDAPFYAIPMDFEWVDIGKVPDYWRAIRGVLLGEIKNVQIPGHEVAPGIYTGLNVAVNWDKVDITGPVYIGGMTRIEDGAKIVGPAMIGPNCWICSGAMVENSVIFEWSRLGPGASLVDKLVFGRYCVDKTGATIDVQAAALDWLISDARKTVSSQTPVERQAIAELLETNVS from the coding sequence ATGAAAGCAATGATTCTTGCAGCGGGTAAGGGTACTCGCGTGCGTCCGATTACTTATACAATTCCCAAACCGATGATTCCGATCCTGCAAAAGCCAGTGATGGAATTTTTGCTGGAACTTTTACGCCAACATGGGTTTGATCAGATTATGGTCAACGTTAGCCATTTGGCTGCGGAAATTGAAAACTATTTCCGTGACGGTCAGCGGTTTGGTGTGCAAATTGCCTATTCTTTTGAAGGGGAAATTGTGGACGGTACACTGGTGGGACAAGCCGTCGGTTCCGCCGGTGGGATGCGCCGCATCCAAGACTTCTCGCCGTTTTTTGACGATACCTTTGTGGTGTTGTGCGGTGATGCGTTGATTGACTTGGATTTAAGTGCAGCAGTAAAGTGGCATCGAGCCAAGGGGGCGATCGCTACTATTATCACAAAATCCGTCCCGCGAGAAGAAGTTTCTAGCTATGGTGTAGTCGTCACCGACGAAGATGGACGCATCAAAGCTTTCCAAGAAAAACCCTCAACGGAAGAAGCTCTCAGCACTAACATCAACACAGGTATTTACATTTTCGAGCCAGAGGTATTTAATTATATACCTTCCGGCATCGAATATGACATCGGCGGTCAACTATTCCCCCACCTAGTAGAAATCGATGCTCCCTTCTACGCCATCCCGATGGACTTTGAATGGGTAGATATTGGGAAAGTCCCAGACTATTGGCGGGCGATTCGCGGTGTACTACTGGGTGAAATTAAAAACGTCCAAATCCCTGGTCATGAAGTCGCACCGGGAATCTATACTGGCTTAAATGTCGCTGTGAATTGGGATAAAGTGGATATCACAGGCCCAGTTTACATCGGCGGTATGACCAGGATTGAAGACGGTGCTAAAATCGTCGGTCCAGCCATGATTGGCCCCAACTGCTGGATATGCAGTGGTGCAATGGTAGAAAACAGCGTGATTTTTGAATGGTCGCGACTCGGACCTGGAGCTAGCTTGGTGGATAAGCTGGTGTTTGGGCGTTACTGCGTCGATAAAACAGGCGCAACCATTGATGTCCAAGCCGCAGCCTTAGACTGGTTAATTAGCGATGCTCGTAAGACAGTATCATCTCAGACCCCTGTAGAGCGACAAGCGATCGCCGAATTGCTAGAGACAAACGTTAGTTAG
- the ndk gene encoding nucleoside-diphosphate kinase, whose protein sequence is MERSFIAIKPDGVQRGLISEIIRRFETKGFTLVGLKFLKPSRELAEQHYDVHRERPFFAGLVEFITSGPVVAMVWEGDGVIASARKLIGATNPLNAEPGTIRGDLGINIGRNIIHGSDAPETAQKEIALWFKDEELVSWEPQLTPWLHE, encoded by the coding sequence TTGGAACGCTCATTTATCGCGATTAAACCTGACGGCGTACAGCGCGGACTGATAAGTGAAATTATCCGTCGCTTTGAAACTAAAGGCTTTACCCTTGTTGGTTTGAAATTCCTCAAACCCAGCCGCGAATTAGCTGAACAACACTATGATGTTCATAGAGAAAGACCCTTTTTCGCTGGTTTAGTAGAATTTATCACTTCCGGCCCCGTAGTAGCGATGGTATGGGAAGGTGATGGTGTTATCGCCTCCGCTAGAAAACTCATTGGTGCGACAAACCCCTTGAATGCAGAACCAGGGACGATTCGCGGCGATTTAGGAATTAACATTGGTCGTAACATCATCCACGGTTCCGATGCTCCAGAAACAGCGCAAAAGGAAATTGCTCTGTGGTTTAAGGATGAAGAATTGGTAAGTTGGGAACCCCAGTTAACGCCTTGGTTACATGAGTAG
- the pdxH gene encoding pyridoxamine 5'-phosphate oxidase — translation MDQTIADLRKDYSLEGLNETDVNNNPFIQFTKWFQQALAAQLPEPNAMTIATATPDGKPAARMVLLKDFDERGFVFFTNYNSRKGQELAENPQAALVFWWVELERQVRICGRVEKISENESDKYYDSRPENSRLGAWVSNQSEVIESREVLEQRWQDFQRRYDNQDIPRPPHWGGLRVIPAEIEFWQGRPSRLHDRLLYTRLDHGSWKIERLSP, via the coding sequence ATGGATCAAACAATAGCCGACCTTCGCAAAGACTACTCCTTGGAAGGTTTAAACGAAACAGACGTTAACAATAATCCTTTTATACAATTTACAAAATGGTTCCAGCAGGCACTAGCAGCCCAACTTCCTGAACCCAACGCGATGACTATAGCCACGGCGACGCCAGATGGTAAGCCTGCAGCTAGAATGGTGCTGCTCAAAGATTTTGATGAACGCGGCTTTGTTTTTTTCACCAATTACAATAGCCGCAAAGGTCAAGAACTCGCAGAAAACCCCCAGGCGGCCTTGGTTTTCTGGTGGGTAGAATTGGAACGCCAAGTCCGTATTTGTGGGCGCGTAGAGAAAATTTCGGAAAACGAGTCAGATAAGTATTATGACAGTCGTCCTGAAAACAGTCGTCTCGGTGCCTGGGTATCTAATCAAAGCGAAGTCATAGAAAGTCGAGAAGTGCTGGAGCAACGTTGGCAAGACTTTCAGCGCCGATATGATAATCAAGATATTCCCCGCCCACCTCATTGGGGAGGCTTGCGAGTGATCCCCGCAGAAATTGAGTTTTGGCAAGGACGCCCCAGCCGCCTGCACGATCGCTTGCTCTATACTCGCTTAGATCATGGCAGTTGGAAAATTGAGCGGTTATCACCGTAA
- a CDS encoding AI-2E family transporter, translating to MRRSASLQRLLIYGLSGPIIALNIWLLSVLFHYFQHPITILSTAAILAFLLNYPVKFFERARISRTQAVIIVLLVTLTLLVILGVTLVPLVIDQTIQLLNKIPDWLATSQRNLEQFEELAKQRRLPLDLKIVSSQINTNIQSLVQQIASGAVGFAGTLLSGLLDIVLVVVLAFYMLVYGDQVWLGLVKLLPAYLRLPLTKSLRLNFQNFFLSQLLLGLFMIISLTPIFLALKVPFALLFAILIGISELIPFIGATLGIGLVTMLVLLQNWWLAVQVALAAIIMQQIKDNLLAPRLLGNFIGLNPIWIFVAILMGFEIAGLLGTLVAVPIAGTIKGTFDALKTSNSGDFTSPFSIADDYPADED from the coding sequence ATGCGCCGTTCAGCCTCCCTGCAACGTTTGTTAATCTATGGTCTGAGCGGTCCGATTATCGCTCTGAATATCTGGTTGCTGTCGGTACTGTTTCACTACTTCCAGCATCCCATCACCATCCTGAGTACAGCGGCAATTCTAGCTTTTTTACTAAATTACCCGGTTAAATTTTTTGAACGCGCTCGGATCAGTCGCACTCAGGCGGTGATCATCGTTTTGCTTGTCACGTTAACACTGTTGGTGATTCTGGGCGTTACCCTAGTTCCATTGGTAATTGACCAAACAATTCAACTGTTAAATAAGATTCCTGATTGGTTAGCCACTAGTCAAAGAAACTTGGAGCAGTTTGAAGAATTGGCGAAACAGCGCCGTCTACCGCTGGATCTGAAGATTGTCAGTAGTCAAATCAATACCAACATCCAGAGTCTGGTGCAGCAAATAGCTTCCGGTGCCGTAGGATTCGCTGGGACGCTGTTATCAGGACTACTTGATATAGTGTTAGTAGTCGTGCTGGCATTTTATATGCTTGTATATGGAGATCAAGTTTGGTTGGGATTGGTCAAGCTTTTACCAGCTTATCTGAGATTACCCTTGACCAAATCTTTACGGCTCAATTTCCAGAATTTTTTCCTCAGTCAGTTGTTGTTGGGGCTATTCATGATAATCAGCCTCACGCCAATTTTTTTAGCACTTAAAGTGCCGTTTGCCCTCTTGTTTGCTATATTAATCGGTATTTCCGAACTCATACCCTTTATCGGGGCAACTTTAGGCATTGGCCTGGTGACGATGTTGGTACTACTGCAAAATTGGTGGTTGGCAGTGCAAGTTGCCTTAGCCGCAATTATCATGCAGCAGATTAAAGATAACCTGTTAGCCCCTAGGTTACTGGGCAACTTTATCGGACTCAATCCCATCTGGATTTTTGTGGCTATTTTAATGGGATTCGAGATTGCTGGATTATTGGGGACACTAGTAGCAGTGCCGATTGCAGGTACTATCAAAGGCACTTTCGATGCTCTCAAAACCAGCAATTCAGGTGATTTTACATCACCTTTCAGTATTGCTGATGATTATCCTGCTGACGAAGATTAG
- the speA gene encoding biosynthetic arginine decarboxylase, producing MGVESTAASDEVVKLSANGHQKFETRNQRQKKLLPPSSSTTEDLPRSWKIEDSEALYRIEGWGQPYFSISAAGHITVSPKGDRGGSLDLFELVNALKQRNLGLPMLIRFSDILEDRIERLNACFAKAIARYNYPGVYRGVFPVKCNQERHLIEDLVRFGKPHQFGLEAGSKPELMIALALLDTPGALLICNGYKDQEYIETAMLAQRLGQTPIIVLEQIEEVDLVIAANRQLGIKPILGVRAKLSTQGMGRWGTSSGDRAKFGLTMPEIIEAVDKLRQAELLDSLQLMHFHIGSQISAINVIKDAIQEASRIYVELAMLGADMKYLDVGGGLGVDYDGSQTNFYASKNYNMQNYANDIVAELKDTCAERQITVPTLISESGRAIASHQSVLIFDVLSTSDVPFDPPEPPQEGESPVINYLWETYQSINKENYQEFYHDATQFKEEAISRFNLGILRLRERAKAERLYWACCKKILDITRQQEYVPDELEDLEKIMASIYYINLSVFQSAPDCWAIDQLFPIMPLHRLDEEPTRRGILADLTCDSDGKIDRFIDLRDVKSVLELHPYKQGEPYYLGMFLNGAYQEIMGNLHNLFGDTNAVHIQLTPKGYQIEHVVKGDTMSEVVSYVQYDSEDMVENIRQRCEKALEEKRITLAESQRLLQTYEQSLRRYTYLNS from the coding sequence ATGGGTGTTGAGTCAACTGCTGCATCTGATGAGGTAGTTAAGCTGTCCGCCAATGGACACCAAAAGTTTGAAACAAGAAATCAAAGGCAAAAAAAGTTGTTACCACCTAGTAGTAGTACTACAGAAGATTTGCCTCGGTCTTGGAAAATTGAGGATAGCGAAGCTCTTTACCGCATTGAAGGATGGGGACAGCCTTATTTTTCGATTAGCGCTGCTGGTCATATCACTGTTTCTCCCAAGGGAGATCGTGGCGGTTCTTTAGACTTGTTTGAATTGGTCAACGCCTTGAAGCAGCGGAATTTGGGGCTTCCCATGTTGATCCGCTTTTCTGATATTTTGGAAGATCGCATTGAGCGGTTGAATGCTTGTTTTGCCAAAGCGATCGCCCGCTACAATTACCCTGGGGTCTATCGTGGCGTGTTTCCCGTCAAGTGCAACCAGGAACGCCATTTAATTGAAGATTTAGTCCGGTTTGGTAAGCCGCATCAATTTGGCTTAGAAGCCGGTTCCAAGCCAGAATTAATGATCGCTCTGGCTTTGCTGGATACCCCAGGAGCTTTGTTAATTTGCAACGGCTACAAAGACCAAGAATACATCGAAACGGCGATGTTAGCCCAAAGACTAGGGCAAACACCAATTATCGTCTTAGAACAGATTGAAGAGGTCGATCTGGTGATTGCTGCTAATCGCCAGCTGGGAATTAAGCCTATTTTGGGAGTTCGTGCTAAACTCAGTACCCAAGGTATGGGACGGTGGGGAACATCGAGCGGCGATCGCGCTAAATTTGGTCTGACAATGCCTGAAATTATCGAGGCTGTGGACAAATTACGCCAGGCTGAGTTGCTCGATTCTTTGCAGTTGATGCACTTCCATATCGGCTCGCAAATCTCGGCGATTAATGTGATTAAAGATGCCATCCAAGAAGCTAGCCGCATCTATGTGGAATTAGCGATGCTGGGGGCAGATATGAAATACCTCGATGTCGGTGGTGGCTTGGGTGTAGATTATGACGGTTCGCAAACCAACTTCTACGCCTCGAAAAATTACAACATGCAGAACTATGCCAACGACATCGTGGCAGAGTTAAAAGATACCTGTGCTGAACGGCAGATTACCGTGCCAACACTGATTAGTGAAAGTGGTAGGGCGATCGCCTCCCATCAGTCGGTGCTAATTTTTGACGTTCTCAGCACCAGTGATGTCCCCTTTGATCCCCCAGAACCTCCACAAGAGGGAGAATCCCCAGTAATTAATTACCTCTGGGAAACCTACCAATCGATTAACAAAGAAAATTATCAGGAGTTCTATCACGACGCCACGCAATTTAAAGAAGAAGCCATTAGCCGCTTCAATTTAGGCATTTTGCGTCTGAGAGAACGAGCCAAAGCCGAGCGACTTTACTGGGCTTGCTGCAAAAAAATCCTTGACATTACTAGACAACAAGAATACGTACCCGATGAATTGGAAGACCTGGAAAAAATCATGGCTTCCATCTACTACATCAATCTTTCAGTGTTTCAATCAGCACCAGATTGCTGGGCAATTGACCAATTATTCCCTATTATGCCCCTACACCGCTTAGACGAAGAACCAACGCGGCGGGGAATTTTGGCAGACCTCACCTGCGATAGTGATGGTAAAATCGACCGATTTATCGACCTGCGCGATGTCAAATCGGTGTTAGAATTGCACCCCTACAAACAAGGAGAACCCTACTATCTGGGGATGTTCCTCAACGGAGCTTACCAAGAAATCATGGGTAATTTGCATAACTTGTTTGGCGATACCAACGCCGTTCATATCCAATTGACCCCCAAAGGCTACCAGATTGAACATGTTGTCAAAGGCGACACCATGAGTGAAGTGGTCAGCTACGTGCAATATGACTCGGAGGATATGGTGGAAAATATCCGCCAGCGTTGCGAAAAAGCCCTAGAGGAAAAGCGCATCACGCTAGCAGAATCGCAAAGACTGCTACAAACCTACGAGCAGAGTCTCCGAAGATATACGTATCTCAATAGTTAG
- a CDS encoding transposase — protein MSEEIIYGCQQNLISPDKELAAVLEFICSESNKLTNSGIYYARQLFFKTKKIVGKYDLEAEYKTNPHFQALYSQAAQQILRSVAESFKSFKELSNRFRRGELKNKPFPPNYRKPKGLALVTYPKQALKLIDGLIRIPLGNTVKRWFKLDSFTLIMPSNLKFEDIKELRILPRNRCFYVEFVYEQKSVDLVSLDSSKVLGIDHGVGNWLTCVSNIGTSFIVDGLKLKSINQFYNKQIATIKEGQPQGFWSNKLAAITEKRNRQMRDAVNKVARIVINHCLVNKIGTVVFGWNEGQKDSSNMGKNNNQKFVQIPTAKLKARIAQLCEQYGIQFVETEESYTSQTSFLDNDVLPKFGEKPDRWHSSGQRVVRGLFKTAKNLLINADCNGAANVARKVAATLGLDLAGVSRGALSTPLRVHFWTP, from the coding sequence ATGTCTGAAGAAATAATCTATGGCTGTCAACAAAATTTAATTAGCCCAGATAAAGAATTAGCTGCTGTTCTGGAGTTTATTTGTTCCGAGTCTAACAAGCTAACCAATTCTGGAATATACTACGCTAGACAATTATTCTTTAAAACCAAAAAGATTGTCGGCAAGTATGACTTAGAAGCTGAGTACAAAACTAATCCTCATTTCCAAGCTTTGTATTCCCAAGCAGCACAACAAATCCTCAGAAGTGTAGCAGAATCCTTTAAATCATTTAAGGAGTTGTCAAACAGGTTTAGAAGAGGAGAACTGAAGAACAAACCATTTCCTCCTAACTATCGTAAACCTAAAGGGTTAGCATTAGTAACATATCCTAAGCAGGCATTGAAGTTAATAGATGGATTGATTAGGATTCCATTAGGTAATACGGTTAAGAGATGGTTTAAGTTGGATAGCTTCACCTTAATAATGCCATCTAATCTAAAGTTTGAAGACATTAAGGAATTGAGAATACTTCCACGTAACCGATGTTTTTATGTAGAATTTGTCTATGAACAGAAATCTGTTGATCTGGTTAGCTTAGACTCGTCAAAGGTATTGGGCATAGACCACGGGGTAGGTAATTGGTTAACTTGTGTGTCTAATATAGGGACAAGTTTTATTGTTGACGGATTAAAACTTAAAAGCATTAATCAGTTCTACAACAAACAAATAGCTACTATCAAAGAGGGTCAGCCACAAGGTTTTTGGTCTAACAAGCTTGCTGCCATAACAGAAAAGCGTAATCGGCAGATGCGAGACGCAGTTAACAAAGTAGCTAGAATTGTGATCAACCACTGCTTAGTTAATAAGATTGGGACTGTTGTTTTTGGCTGGAACGAAGGTCAAAAAGATAGCAGCAATATGGGAAAAAACAACAATCAAAAGTTTGTTCAGATCCCGACAGCGAAATTGAAAGCTAGGATAGCTCAATTATGTGAGCAATATGGAATTCAATTTGTAGAAACCGAAGAAAGCTACACTTCACAAACATCGTTTCTAGATAATGATGTGCTACCTAAGTTCGGTGAAAAACCTGATAGGTGGCACTCCAGTGGTCAGCGAGTTGTGCGTGGATTGTTCAAGACAGCAAAAAATCTTTTAATTAATGCTGATTGTAACGGTGCTGCAAATGTTGCACGTAAAGTAGCGGCGACTCTAGGCTTAGACCTAGCAGGAGTCAGTAGAGGCGCTTTGAGTACGCCTTTAAGGGTTCATTTTTGGACTCCTTAA
- a CDS encoding OmpA family protein produces MDDFITSEMDAEITEDDDSSIYLSIGDLMSGLLMFFALLFITALLQLAEKDVPKRVVIGNVVGQMKSNNINVKVNPETGDVSIQESILFPQGSSDLKPEGKAFLRRFIPVYSGVIFSKPEFEREISRVVIEGHTSSEGDDKTNLLLSVLRSSSVYKYIFYDMIFPKKVPLSQKILAAGRGEIESDKQRDNPADRKVVFRFQFRSDELKKNIAKTSP; encoded by the coding sequence ATGGATGATTTTATCACAAGTGAAATGGACGCAGAAATTACAGAAGATGATGACTCTAGTATCTATCTCTCGATTGGCGATTTGATGTCAGGCTTGCTGATGTTTTTTGCACTGTTATTTATTACTGCACTACTGCAGCTTGCAGAAAAAGATGTACCAAAACGGGTAGTAATTGGAAATGTTGTGGGACAGATGAAAAGCAATAATATCAATGTCAAAGTTAACCCAGAAACAGGGGATGTAAGTATCCAAGAATCCATTTTATTTCCTCAAGGAAGTTCTGACCTGAAACCTGAAGGTAAAGCTTTTTTACGTCGATTTATTCCCGTTTACAGTGGAGTAATTTTTTCTAAGCCAGAATTTGAAAGGGAAATTAGCCGCGTTGTTATAGAAGGTCATACTAGCTCAGAAGGAGATGATAAAACAAATCTCCTATTGAGTGTATTGAGGTCTTCATCAGTTTATAAATACATTTTTTATGACATGATTTTCCCTAAAAAAGTGCCTTTAAGCCAGAAAATATTAGCAGCTGGTCGTGGGGAAATTGAATCTGACAAGCAACGTGATAATCCTGCTGATCGCAAAGTTGTTTTTCGTTTTCAGTTTCGCAGTGATGAGTTAAAGAAAAATATCGCTAAAACTTCTCCTTAA
- a CDS encoding EH signature domain-containing protein, with translation MTFEFTLPPTSEVTQFIPNKLLEIASELPDTNISLPTVDKVLEAIQNAKAAEVSKLEWVYCIYAKPEWDKQNIERSRKTSAAIWEVAISQSWLQNYLLYRIALYYSGQQEQVLAKSLAESFEIFANDKSVNQRLPVKIILALRSQDSGSKLAKIACEQNLNRTELLKRIDGYLPIYIPGFTKFTEYISSCFLDIISPNQQQINWLLRCLDEMSTMQQIQAVNHLLTTVHNNVDNNHPPLVEWLRKNYRYGDKWYQLSEPGRKKLREWIGGINYRDFQRLVDLILNRLELQDFESNQLRRRSEFWANYSNRFERLRILLPRTSQIAIGDQINGDVDLLKDDGSDQTEVCIFDFGEWFVVEFFRGRGSETRLIPNNSRNQQILFGESTLSVKQIRCLGGDRHDHVFLWQVFSPKWLKNHGILPNSNTQPSRNPTASQLLERETRLERWTREIESLEREAIAYFNRIGFE, from the coding sequence TTGACATTTGAATTTACCCTTCCTCCCACATCTGAAGTTACCCAATTTATTCCTAACAAACTTCTGGAAATTGCCAGCGAATTACCAGATACAAATATATCCCTACCAACTGTTGATAAAGTCTTAGAAGCTATTCAAAATGCTAAAGCTGCTGAAGTAAGTAAGTTAGAGTGGGTTTATTGTATCTATGCTAAACCAGAATGGGATAAGCAGAATATTGAACGCTCCAGGAAGACATCAGCAGCCATTTGGGAAGTAGCAATTTCTCAATCATGGTTACAAAATTACTTGCTTTATCGTATTGCTCTTTATTATAGTGGTCAGCAAGAGCAGGTATTAGCAAAGTCTCTAGCTGAATCTTTTGAAATTTTTGCTAATGATAAATCAGTTAACCAACGACTACCAGTTAAAATTATTCTGGCGCTTCGCAGTCAAGACTCAGGTAGTAAATTAGCGAAAATAGCTTGTGAACAGAATTTAAATAGAACTGAATTGCTCAAGAGAATTGATGGTTATTTACCTATATATATTCCAGGTTTTACAAAATTTACAGAATACATAAGTTCCTGTTTTTTAGATATCATTTCTCCGAATCAGCAGCAGATAAATTGGCTATTACGCTGTTTAGATGAAATGTCAACAATGCAGCAAATACAAGCCGTTAATCACTTACTAACTACTGTTCACAATAATGTAGATAATAATCATCCACCTCTAGTTGAGTGGTTGCGAAAAAATTATCGATATGGTGATAAGTGGTATCAGCTTTCAGAGCCGGGAAGGAAAAAACTCCGAGAATGGATTGGCGGTATTAATTATCGTGATTTCCAAAGATTAGTAGATCTAATATTAAACAGGCTCGAATTACAAGACTTCGAGTCAAATCAGCTACGTAGACGCAGTGAATTTTGGGCTAATTACAGCAACCGCTTTGAGCGGCTTCGTATCCTGTTACCCAGAACCTCACAAATTGCTATAGGGGATCAAATCAATGGTGATGTTGATCTACTAAAGGATGATGGTAGCGATCAGACAGAGGTTTGTATCTTCGATTTTGGTGAGTGGTTTGTAGTCGAGTTCTTTCGTGGAAGAGGTAGTGAGACGCGCCTAATTCCTAACAATTCTAGAAATCAGCAAATCCTCTTTGGTGAATCCACACTTTCAGTTAAACAAATTCGTTGTCTGGGTGGCGATAGACACGATCATGTTTTTCTCTGGCAAGTATTTTCCCCTAAATGGCTGAAAAATCATGGAATTTTGCCTAATTCAAATACCCAGCCTTCCAGAAACCCTACAGCATCTCAATTGCTAGAAAGAGAAACCAGGCTTGAGCGCTGGACAAGGGAAATTGAAAGTCTAGAACGCGAAGCTATAGCCTACTTTAACAGAATTGGTTTTGAATAA
- a CDS encoding LapA family protein, giving the protein MKQINFVLIFIVCLALVVFAIQNTELGTVHVIPGIQVQAPMAVELLLAFGLGGVFAWLFSIWTQLLRYLISSKKVRQKNVQIKELETKVQKYQAEIKTLQPALPPASDSLTKEA; this is encoded by the coding sequence ATGAAACAAATAAACTTTGTACTAATTTTTATCGTTTGTTTAGCCTTGGTTGTATTTGCCATTCAAAACACTGAACTAGGGACAGTTCATGTTATTCCAGGCATCCAAGTGCAAGCTCCTATGGCAGTTGAGTTGCTGTTAGCATTTGGTTTAGGAGGAGTTTTTGCTTGGCTATTTAGTATCTGGACACAGTTGCTAAGATATTTAATATCAAGTAAAAAAGTGCGGCAAAAAAATGTCCAAATTAAGGAGTTAGAGACGAAGGTACAAAAGTATCAAGCAGAAATTAAAACGTTACAACCTGCCCTACCGCCAGCAAGTGATTCGCTCACAAAAGAAGCATAA